A single window of Pieris rapae chromosome 4, ilPieRapa1.1, whole genome shotgun sequence DNA harbors:
- the LOC111001269 gene encoding myosin heavy chain, muscle isoform X13, with translation MPKPIVQEGEDPDPTPYLFVSLEQKRIDQSKPYDGKKACWVPDEKEGFLQGEIKATKGDLVTVNLPGGETKDFKKDFVTQVNPPKYEKCEDMSNLTYLNDASVLYNLKQRYYHKLIYTYSGLFCVAINPYKRFPVYTTRCARLYRGKRRSEVPPHIFAISDGAYVNMLTNHENQSMLITGESGAGKTENTKKVIAYFATVGASQKKDASQEKKGSLEDQVVQTNPVLEAFGNAKTVRNDNSSRFGKFIRIHFGPSGKLAGADIETYLLEKARVISQQALERSYHIFYQMMSGSVNGLKAKCLLSNDIMDYNIVAQGKTVIPGVDDGEEMRLTDQAFDILGFTQEEKDNVYKITAAVMHMGGMKFKQRGREEQAEADGTEDGEKVAKLFGVDCADLYKNLLKPRIKVGNEFVTQGRNKDQVTNSIGALCKGVFDRLFKWLVKKCNETLDTKQKRQHFIGVLDIAGFEIFDFNGFEQLCINFTNEKLQQFFNHHMFVLEQEEYQREGIEWTFIDFGMDLQNCIDLIEKPMGILSILEEESMFPKATDQTFVEKLNNNHLGKSPPYLKPKPPKPGCQAAHFAIGHYAGNVGYNITGWLEKNKDPLNDTVVDQFKKGSNKLLVEIFADHPGQSGDAGAGGGGKGGRGKKGGGFATVSSAYREQLNNLMATLRSTQPHFVRCIIPNELKQAGLIDSHLVMHQLTCNGVLEGIRICRKGFPNRMVYPDFKLRYKILAPQAVAKESDPKKIAQIILETTDLDVESYRLGHTKVFFRAGVLGQMEELRDDRLSKIVSWLQSYIRGYLARKEFKRLQEQRIALQVVQRNLRKYLQLRTWPWWKLWQRVKPLLNVTRIEDEIAKLEEKAQKAQEAFEKEEKLRKEVEALNAKLLEEKQALLSNLEGEKGSLSEVQERANKLQAQKADLENQLRDTQDRLTQEEDARNQLFQGKKKLEQEISGLKKDVEDLELSVQKAEQDKATKDHQIRNLNDEIAHQDELINKLNKEKKLQGESTQKTSEELQAAEDKVNHLNKVKQKLEQTLDELEDSLEREKKLRGDVEKQRRKVEGDLKLTQEAVTDLERNKKELEQTIQRKDKEISSLTAKLEDEQSLVSKLQKQIKELQGRIEELEEEVESERQARAKAEKQRADLARELEELGERLEEAGGATSAQIELNKKREAELSKLRRDLEEANIQHESTLASLRKKHNDAVAEMGEQLDQLNKLKAKAEKERSQYFSEVNDLRAGLDHLSNDKAAQEKIVKQLQHQLNEVQNKADEANRTLNDLDAAKKKLSIENSDLLRQLEEAESQVSQLSKIKVSLTTQLEDTKRLADEESRERATLLGKFRNLEHDLDNIREQVEEEAEGKADLQRQLSKANAEAQLWRSKYESEGVARSEELEEAKRKLQARLAEAEETIESLNQKVVALEKTKQRLATEVEDLQLEVDRATAIANAAEKKQKAFDKIIGEWKLKVDDLAAELDASQKECRNYSTELFRLKGAYEEGQEQLEAVRRENKNLADEVKDLLDQIGEGGRNIHEIEKARKRLEAEKDELQAALEEAEAALEQEENKVLRAQLELSQVRQEIDRRIQEKEEEFENTRKNHQRALDSMQASLEAEAKGKAEALRMKKKLEADINELEIALDHANKANAEAQKNIKRYQQQIKDLQTALEEEQRARDDAREQLGISERRANALQNELEESRTLLEQADRARRQAEQELGDAHEQLNDLSAQSASLSAAKRKLESELQTLHSDLDELLNEAKNSEEKAKKAMVDAARLADELRAEQDHAQTQEKLRKALEQQIKELQVRLDEAEANALKGGKKAIQKLEQRVRELENELDGEQRRHADAQKNLRKAERRIKELTFQAEEDRKNHERMQDLVDKLQQKIKTYKRQIEEAEEIAALNLAKFRKAQQELEEAEERADLAEQAISKFRGKGRAGSTARGVSPAPPRSRPALDGFGTFPPRFDLAPEDF, from the exons ATGCCGAAGCCAATTGTCCAAGAGGGTGAGGACCCCGATCCGACCCCATACCTGTTCGTATCACTCGAACAGAAGCGCATCGACCAAAGCAAGCCCTACGATGGTAAGAAGGCTTGCTGGGTACCAGACGAGAAAGAGGGCTTCCTACAGGGAGAAATTAAAGCCACCAAGGGGGACCTAGTGACCGTCAACCTCCCTGGAGGCGAG ACAAAAGACTTCAAGAAGGACTTTGTTACTCAAGTGAACCCGCCTAAATACGAAAAATGTGAGGATATGTCCAACTTGACATACCTCAACGACGCTTCCGTTTTGTATAACTTGAAGCAGAGATATTACCATAAGCTCATTTAC ACTTACTCGGGTCTCTTCTGTGTGGCTATCAACCCTTACAAGAGGTTCCCCGTGTACACGACACGATGTGCCAGGCTCTACCGAGGCAAGCGTCGCTCGGAAGTGCCTCCCCACATTTTCGCCATTTCCGACGGTGCTTACGTCAACATGTTAACCAACCACGAGAATCAATCTATGTTGATTAC CGGTGAGTCTGGTGCTGGTAAGACTGAGAACACGAAGAAGGTAATTGCGTACTTCGCGACCGTTGGTGCGTCGCAAAAGAAAGACGCAAGCCAGGAGAAAAAGGGCTCTCTAGAGGACCAAGTCGTACAAACTAACCCTGTACTTGAAGCCTTCGGTAACGCCAAGACCGTCCGTAACGACAACTCATCCCGTttc GGTAAATTCATCCGTATCCACTTCGGACCATCAGGAAAACTGGCCGGAGCTGATATTGAAACTT ATCTATTGGAGAAGGCCCGTGTAATCTCCCAGCAGGCGCTGGAACGTTCTTACCACATCTTCTACCAGATGATGTCCGGCTCCGTCAATGGACTTAAGG CAAAATGTCTTTTGTCCAACGACATCATGGACTACAACATCGTTGCCCAAGGAAAGACGGTCATCCCTGGCGTTGATGACGGCGAGGAAATGAGACTCACAGAC CAAGCCTTCGACATCCTGGGTTTCACTCAAGAGGAGAAAGACAATGTTTACAAGATCACAGCTGCTGTCATGCACATGGGTGGTATGAAGTTCAAGCAGAGGGGTCGTGAGGAGCAAGCTGAGGCTGACGGCACTGAG GATGGTGAAAAGGTCGCCAAGTTGTTCGGTGTTGACTGCGCTGACCTATACAAGAACTTGTTGAAGCCCCGCATTAAGGTCGGAAACGAGTTCGTGACCCAAGGTCGTAACAAGGACCAGGTTACCAACTCCATTGGTGCCCTCTGCAAGGGTGTGTTTGACAGGCTGTTCAAGTGGCTGGTCAAGAAGTGTAACGAGACTCTTGACACCAAGCAAAAGAGACAGCACTTCATTGGTGTGCTTGATATCGCCGGTTTCGAGATCTTCGAC TTCAATGGTTTTGAACAACTCTGCATTAATTTCACCAACGAGAAACTGCAGCAGTTCTTTAACCACCACATGTTCGTACTGGAACAAGAGGAGTACCAGCGCGAAGGCATCGAGTGGACTTTCATTGACTTTGGCATGGACCTTCAAAATTGCATTGACCTTATTGAAAAG CCCATGGGTATCCTCTCCATTCTTGAGGAAGAGTCTATGTTCCCGAAAGCCACCGATCAGACCTTCGTTGAGAAGTTGAACAACAACCACTTGGGTAAATCCCCCCCTTACCTGAAGCCCAAACCCCCGAAGCCCGGTTGCCAGGCAGCTCACTTCGCCATTGGTCACTACGCCGGTAAT GTCGGTTACAACATCACTGGATGGCTTGAGAAGAACAAGGACCCCTTGAACGACACTGTCGTTGACCAGTTCAAGAAGGGAAGCAACAAACTGTTGGTTGAGATCTTCGCTGACCACCCTGGTCAGTCCGGAGATGCCGGTGCTGGTGGTGGTGGCAAAG GCGGTCGCGGTAAGAAGGGTGGTGGTTTCGCAACTGTCTCATCTGCCTACAgg GAACAACTTAACAATTTGATGGCCACACTGAGGTCAACCCAACCTCACTTCGTACGTTGTATCATCCCCAACGAGTTGAAGCAGGCCG GTCTCATCGACTCCCACCTTGTGATGCACCAGCTGACATGTAACGGTGTGCTTGAGGGTATCCGTATCTGTCGTAAAGGTTTCCCCAACAGGATGGTCTACCCCGACTTCAAGCTCCG cTACAAGATCCTGGCCCCACAAGCAGTTGCCAAGGAATCCGATCCTAAGAAAATCGCTCAAATTATCCTGGAAACGACTGACTTGGATGTCGAATCGTACCGTCTGGGTCACACCAAG GTATTCTTCCGCGCCGGAGTCCTGGGTCAGATGGAAGAGTTACGTGACGACAGATTGTCTAAGATTGTTTCTTGGCTACAATCCTACATCCGTGGTTACCTTGCACGTAAGGAATTCAAGAGGCTGCAGGAACAGAG AATCGCTCTCCAAGTTGTCCAGCGCAACTTGCGCAAATACCTGCAGCTCCGCACCTGGCCATGGTGGAAGTTGTGGCAGAGGGTCAAGCCCCTCCTCAACGTCACCCGTATCGAGGACGAGATTGCG AAACTCGAGGAGAAGGCACAGAAGGCCCAAGAGGCTTTCGAAAAGGAAGAAAAGCTCCGCAAGGAGGTGGAGGCTCTCAACGCCAAGCTGTTGGAAGAGAAGCAGGCGCTGCTTTCCAACTTGGAAGGAGAGAAGGGGTCTCTCAGCGAAGTGCAGGAACGCGCTAACAAACTGCAGGCTCAAAAGGCCGACCTCGAGAACCAACTTAGG GACACACAAGACCGTCTTACACAAGAAGAGGATGCCCGCAATCAGCTCTTCCAGGGCAAGAAGAAGTTGGAACAGGAAATCTCTGGACTCAAGAAGGATGTTGAAGATCTGGAGCTTTCCGTCCAGAAGGCTGAACAAGACAAGGCGACTAAGGACCACCAAATTCGCAACTTGAACGACGAGATCGCCCACCAAGATGAGCTCATCAACAAATTGAACAAAGAGAAGAAATTACAGGGTGAGAGCACCCAGAAGACGTCTGAGGAGCTCCAAGCCGCCGAGGACAAGGTCAACCACCTTAACAAGGTTAAGCAAAAGTTGGAGCAGACCCTCGACGAGCTCGAAGATTCGTTGGAGCGTGAAAAGAAACTCCGCGGTGACGTCGAGAAGCAGAGGAGGAAGGTTGAGGGTGACCTCAAGCTTACTCAGGAGGCCGTCACTGACTTGGAGCGCAACAAAAAAGAACTCGAACAAACCATCCAACGCAAGGACAAGGAAATCTCTTCCCTCACTGCCAAGCTCGAAGACGAACAATCTTTGGTCAGCAAACTCCAGAAACAGATCAAGGAACTACAGGGCCGCATCGAAGAACTCGAAGAGGAAGTGGAGTCGGAGAGACAAGCCCGTGCCAAGGCCGAGAAGCAACGCGCCGACCTCGCACGCGAGCTTGAGGAGCTCGGTGAGCGTCTGGAGGAGGCCGGTGGTGCCACCTCTGCTCAAATCGAGCTCAACAAGAAGCGTGAGGCTGAACTTAGCAAGCTGCGTCGTGACTTGGAGGAAGCAAACATCCAACACGAGTCCACACTCGCTAGCTTGCGCAAGAAGCACAACGATGCCGTTGCCGAGATGGGCGAGCAGCTTGACCAGCTCAACAAGCTCAAGGCTAA GGCTGAGAAAGAGCGCTCTCAATACTTTAGCGAAGTCAATGACCTTCGTGCCGGTCTCGACCATTTGTCCAACGATAAG GCTGCCCAAGAAAAGATCGTCAAGCAACTCCAACACCAACTCAATGAGGTACAGAACAAGGCTGATGAAGCTAACCGTACTCTCAACGACTTGGACGCTGCCAAGAAGAAGCTCTCCATCGAGAACTCTGACCTGCTCCGCCAACTCGAAGAAGCCGAGTCTCAAGTCTCACAGCTTTCCAAGATCAAGGTGTCCCTCACCACACAGCTTGAGGACACCAAGAGGCTTGCTGACGAAGAGTCCAGG GAACGCGCTACACTTCTTGGCAAGTTCCGCAACTTGGAGCACGATTTGGACAACATCCGCGAGCAAGTTGAAGAGGAAGCCGAGGGCAAGGCTGATTTACAACGCCAATTGTCCAAGGCTAACGCTGAAGCCCAATTATGGCGCTCCAAGTACGAATCCGAGGGAGTCGCCCGCTCCGAGGAGCTCGAGGAAGCCAAGCGCAAACTCCAGGCTCGCCTCGCAGAAGCCGAGGAAACCATTGAATCACTTAACCAGAAGGTTGTTGCTCTTGAAAAGACAAAGCAGCGCCTTGCTACTGAAGTCGAGGACTTACAGCTCGAGGTCGACAGAGCCACTGCCATTGCCAACGCTGCTGAGAAGAAACAGAAGGCGTTCGACAAGATTATTGGGGAATGGAAACTCAAGGTTGATGACCTGGCGGCTGAACTTGATGCCAGCCAAAAGGAATGCCGTAACTACTCTACTGAACTGTTCCGCCTTAAGGGTGCCTACGAAGAAGGCCAAGAACAACTTGAAGCCGTTCGTCGCGAAAACAAGAACCTCGCTGATGAAGTCAAGGACTTACTTGACCAAATCGGTGAAGGAGGCCGCAACATTCACGAAATTGAAAAGGCAAGGAAGCGTCTTGAAGCTGAGAAGGATGAACTCCAAGCGGCTCTTGAAGAGGCTGAAGCTGCTCTTGAACAAGAAGAAAACAAGGTTCTGCGTGCCCAACTGGAATTGTCACAGGTCAGACAAGAGATCGACAGGAGGATCCAAGAGAAGGAAGAGGAATTCGAAAACACCCGCAAGAACCACCAGCGTGCACTCGACTCTATGCAAGCCTCCCTCGAAGCTGAAGCCAAGGGCAAGGCTGAGGCGCTGCGCATGAAGAAGAAGCTTGAGGCCGACATTAACGAACTTGAGATCGCTCTCGACCACGCTAACAAGGCTAACGCTGAGGCACAGAAGAACATCAAACGCTACCAGCAACAGATTAAGGATCTCCAGACCGCTCTTGAAGAGGAACAGCGTGCCCGCGATGATGCCCGTGAACAGCTCGGAATCTCTGAACGTCGTGCTAACGCTCTCCAGAATGAACTTGAGGAATCTCGTACTCTCCTAGAACAGGCTGACCGTGCCCGCCGTCAAGCTGAACAAGAACTGGGTGACGCTCACGAACAGCTCAATGATCTGTCCGCCCAGAGTGCATCACTCTCCGCCGCCAAGAGGAAACTCGAGTCTGAATTACAGACCCTTCACTCTGACCTTGACGAACTCCTTAACGAGGCCAAGAACTCAGAAGAGAAGGCAAAGAAGGCAATGGTTGACGCTGCCAGACTTGCTGACGAGCTCCGCGCTGAACAGGATCATGCTCAAACACAGGAGAAACTCCGCAAGGCCCTTGAACAACAAATCAAGGAACTACAAGTGAGACTCGACGAAGCTGAAGCTAACGCTCTTAAGGGTGGTAAGAAAGCAATCCAGAAACTTGAACAGAGAGTACGAGAACTTGAAAATGAGCTGGATGGTGAACAGAGGAGGCATGCTGATGCTCAAAAGAACCTCCGTAAGGCCGAGAGACGCATCAAGGAGTTGACGTTCCAGGCTGAGGAGGACCGCAAGAACCACGAACGTATGCAAGACCTTGTTGACAAACTTCAGCAGAAGATCAAGACCTACAAGAGGCAGATCGAGGAAGCCGAAGAAATCGCTGCTCTTAACTTGGCCAAGTTCCGCAAAGCGCAGCAGGAGTTGGAGGAGGCCGAGGAAAGGGCAGACCTCGCCGAGCAGGCCATCAGCAAATTCCGTGGCAAGGGACGTGCGGGATCCACTGCGAGAGGAGTCAGTCCGGCG CCCCCACGTTCGCGCCCCGCGCTCGACGGTTTCGGCACCTTCCCACCAAGGTTCGACCTAGCGCCCGAAGATTTCTAA